A region of Colletotrichum destructivum chromosome 11, complete sequence DNA encodes the following proteins:
- a CDS encoding Putative zn(2)Cys(6) fungal-type DNA-binding domain, fungal transcription factor — MARLGHTKSRNGCWRCKKRKVKCDEKVPCTACRRHAVRCSLEVVSVAETDAHVSHKVPGGGEHKGEESPRETVQSTEEKDRRDSRDWGMAMTHVSLASVGEISTSPSSVVGSATRRFDEQFSLRSEPWHITAFGNASVQPGYWLPAVELMVHWTTDAYRTFSYSPQTTERLRTLVPQLALSSEFLMHELLAFSALHLGHVHLGRRQVYLHQAAWHQDQAVAGLREALLNTLTPKNCKAVYASSILVVICAFASLPSGQDGNSIPQAFDRLLNIFPLITGLGAILSASNADSSLPTLRGLFAGSDKNTPGLHHHHHDLYELVDRLTRLRGQLANIEQVRETTHQRQETRHSSATLLESFKDCGPEASRMSGILVPAEILAVFLWALRAPRAFPDLVRKNHCLALVILAHYSVLLFYASKSFWFLRGWADVVMTTVEERLKGSVWSTLLEWPASVIRREVPS; from the exons ATGGCAAGGCTAGGGCACACCAAGTCCCGAAATGGTTGTTGGAGATGCAAAAAGCGGAAAGTCAAG TGCGATGAAAAGGTTCCGTGCACCGCATGCAGACGCCATGCCGTCCGTTGTAGCCTTGAAGTGGTGTCAGTTGCAGAAACAGATGCACATGTCAGCCACAAGGTGCCAGGAGGCGGGGAGCACAAGGGAGAAGAATCACCCCGCGAAACGGTGCAGTCAACAGAAGAGAAGGACAGACGGGACAGCCGGGACTGGGGAATGGCAATGACCCACGTGAGTTTGGCATCCGTTGGAGAAATCTCGACATCTCCGTCGTCTGTTGTTGGCAGTGCAACACGGCGCTTTGATGAACAGTTCTCGTTAAGATCGGAGCCGTGGCACATCACTGCTTTTGGAAACGCCTCAGTGCAACCTGGATATTGGTTGCCTGCCGTCGAACTCATGGTTCACTGGACTACCGACGCGTATCGCACGTTTTCCTACTCCCCTCAAACGACCGAAAGGCTACGGACCCTCGTGCCTCAGTTGGCGCTCTCTAGCGAGTTCTTGATGCATGAGCTTTTGGCGTTTTCTGCCCTCCACCTTGGCCATGTTCACCTGGGCCGACGACAGGTATATCTTCACCAAGCCGCATGGCACCAAGATCAAGCAGTCGCAGGCTTACGGGAGGCGCTCCTTAATACACTAACCCCGAAAAACTGCAAGGCCGTATATGCCTCGTCAATACTCGTCGTCATTTGCGCATTTGCCTCGCTTCCAAGCGGCCAAGACGGCAATTCCATCCCCCAAGCTTTTGATCGTTTGCTCAACATCTTCCCTCTCATAACCGGCCTGGGTGCCATCTTATCGGCTTCAAACGCAGACAGCAGCCTACCGACCCTGAGAGGGCTTTTTGCTGGATCAGACAAAAACACTCCGGGCttacatcatcatcatcatgaccTATATGAGCTCGTCGATCGACTTACCAGACTTCGGGGACAGCTGGCGAACATAGAGCAGGTTCGAGAGACTACCCATCAACGACAAGAGACTCGGCATAGTTCAGCCACACTACTCGAGAGTTTCAAGGACTGCGGTCCTGAAGCTTCTCGTATGTCGGGAATTCTTGTCCCGGCAGAAATTCTTGCCGTGTTTCTTTGGGCACTGCGAGCCCCCAGAGCGTTTCCTGATCTTGTCCGCAAAAACCATTGTCTGGCTCTGGTTATTCTTGCCCATTACAGCGTACTGCTTTTTTACGCGTCAAAAAGCTTCTGGTTTCTGAGGGGATGGGCAGATGTTGTGATGACTACTGTCGAGGAGAGGTTGAAAGGGTCTGTCTGGTCAACATTGTTGGAATGGCCTGCTTCTGTCATACGTAGGGAAGTCCCCAGTTGA